One window from the genome of Populus alba chromosome 15, ASM523922v2, whole genome shotgun sequence encodes:
- the LOC118033483 gene encoding zinc finger protein BRUTUS-like At1g74770 isoform X2 has protein sequence MYSFFCPEKQVETVQCIRQMVPKEESLQEVVISWLLRNDQSSPGAIRIGQGNQDVPNKMKSILQLQSSKRLLEQNQQRRKHCVQTDGGKSLVDYLHLWHVAIQKEWKEILEELYQIGTLISALSVDSILFRLKFLADVIIFYSIALKRFFYPVLKLANKHMFPSSSEQSSIENHIESLHKLLYCQKGLPSCKFVEKLCQEMKSLAMDVTKQFNFYETEVFPFISKNCSLETQLQILYRSLHVMPLGLLKCAITWFAVHLAKNESRSILDSMNLGDVSANKSFTSLLLEWFHTSYSGKTSMENFCKDLEKVFRSRYSILPEQIKDVVSLSSQTQACKESKSINIELVSANKGKNFLSYALSPGSHKGKARDTSYTSEINLHIFFPGTLWASDAFLKLPGGESSSTPTINQPVPMDFIFLFHKALMKDLEDLVFGSVKLAENIGFLTEFHRHFHLLQFWYQFHSDAEDEIVFPALEAKEEVRNISHSYSIDHKLEVEYFNEVSHLLDKMSELHISASIDDSEKQDQILVKHNRLCMKLHYTCKSMHKLLSDHVHREEVELWPMFRECFSIQEQEKIIGRMLGNIKAETLQDMIPWLLGSLTPEEQRQMMSLWRHVAKNTMFDEWLREWWEGSDIAHVATELNTSCTPDPLDIIARYLPTEALDKQGDDLNDTIEFSQRDFYSVNIEKQEEESFDDKVSIHDGDQNNDECSECKKLLCEGDKERFNEVSNLTNKTDKPGQPLQLTLKSKYHERLLKMSQDDMEAAIRRVSRESSLDHQKKSFIIQNLIMSRWIVHQKISHTEVTISSNGGEEIPGQHPSYRDSPEPILGCKHYKRNCKLVMPCCDKIYTCIRCHDELADHSTDRRAITKMMCMECLIIQPIGETCSTVSCNNLSMGRYYCRICKLLDDEREIYHCPYCNLCRVGKGLGIDYFHCMNCNACMARSLSVHVCREKCLEDNCPICHEYIFTSSTPVKALYCGHLMHSTCFQEYTCTHYTCPICSKSLGDMQVYFQMLDALLAEEKIPDEYSGQTQVILCNDCEKKGAARFHWLYRKCPYCGSYNTRLL, from the exons ATGTACTCCTTTTTTTGTCCAGAAAAACAAGTGGAGACTGTACAATGCATCAGACAAATGGTACCCAAGGAAGAATCATTGCAAGAG GTGGTAATTTCTTGGCTCCTTAGAAATGATCAATCCTCTCCTGGGGCCATCAGGATTGGACAAGGAAATCAGGATGTACCCAACAAGATGAAAAGCATACTGCAATTGCAATCCTCTAAGAGGCTTTTGgaacaaaatcaacaaagaagGAAACATTGTGTCCAAACTGACGGTGGAAAAAGTCTGGTTGATTATCTACATCTTTGGCATGTTGCCATCCAGAAAGAGTGGAAAGAAATTTTGGAAGAGTTGTATCAGATTGGAACGTTAATCAGTGCTTTAAGTGTAGATTCAATACTCTTCAGGCTGAAATTTCTCGCTGATGTGATTATCTTTTACAG CATTGCATTGAAGAGGTTCTTTTACCCTGTGTTAAAGCTTGCGAACAAGCACATGTTCCCTTCCTCCAGTGAGCAGTCCTCCATTGAAAATCACATAGAAAGCCTACACAAGTTGCTGTATTGTCAAAAGGGCTTACCATCGTGCAAGTTTGTAGAGAAGCTTTGCCAAGAAATGAAATCTTTGGCGATGGATGTTaccaaacaatttaatttttatgaaactgAG GTGTTTCCCTTTATTAGCAAGAACTGCAGCCTTGAAACACAGCTGCAGATTTTGTACAGGAGCCTTCATGTTATGCCACTGGGGTTACTGAAGTGTGCAATCACTTGGTTTGCAGTTCACTTGGCCAAAAATGAATCCAGGTCCATTCTTGATAGCATGAATTTGGGAGATGTTTCAGCCAACAAATCTTTCACTTCTCTTTTACTTGAGTGGTTCCACACCAGTTATTCAGGCAAAACCTCCATGGAAAATTTCTGCAAGGATTTGGAGAAAGTGTTCAGGAGCAGATATTCTATTCTACCTGAGCAAATCAAGGATGTTGTTTCCTTATCCTCACAGACTCAGGCTTGTAAAGAATCTAAATCTATTAATATAGAACTGGTCTCTGCAAACAAGGgtaaaaattttctttcttatgcTTTATCTCCTGGTTCCCACAAAGGTAAGGCACGTGACACATCCTACACTAGCGAAATAAATCTGCACATATTTTTTCCTGGAACATTATGGGCATCGGATGCTTTTCTTAAATTGCCTGGTGGAGAGAGTTCTTCAACTCCAACTATCAATCAACCAGTACCGATggatttcatttttctcttccaCAAGGCTCTCATGAAAGACTTGGAAGACCTTGTCTTTGGTTCAGTTAAACTGGCTGAAAACATCGGATTCCTAACAGAGTTCCACCGACACTTCCATCTCCTGCAGTTTTGGTATCAATTCCATAGTGATGCAGAGGATGAAATTGTCTTTCCAGCCCTGGAAGCTAAGGAAGAAGTTCGAAACATTAGCCACTCCTACAGCATTGACCACAAGCTTGAAGTTGAATACTTTAATGAAGTTAGCCACTTGTTAGATAAGATGTCTGAACTGCACATTTCCGCTTCTATTGATGATTCAGAAAAGCAGGATCAGATATTGGTGAAACACAATCGACTATGTATGAAACTCCATTATACATGCAAGTCAATGCATAAACTACTGTCTGACCATGTTCATCGAGAAGAAGTTGAACTTTGGCCCATGTTTAGAGAATGCTTCTCCATCCAGGAGCAAGAAAAGATCATTGGACGCATGCTAGGGAACATTAAAGCCGAAACGTTACAAGATATGATACCCTGGCTTCTTGGTTCTTTAACACCTGAGGAACAACGTCAAATGATGTCTTTATGGCGTCATGTGGCAAAAAATACAATGTTTGATGAATGGTTGCGAGAATGGTGGGAAGGGTCTGACATAGCTCATGTGGCAACGGAGTTGAATACTTCATGTACTCCTGATCCTCTGGATATTATTGCAAGATATTTACCTACAGAAGCCCTTGACAAACAAGGTGATGATCTCAATGATACCATTGAGTTTTCACAAAGAGACTTTTATAGTGTTAATATTGAgaagcaagaagaagaaagtttcgATGATAAAGTAAGTATACATGATGGAGATCAAAACAATGATGAATGTTCAGAATGTAAAAAACTACTTTGCGAGGGTGACAAGGAGAGATTTAATGAAGTTTCTAATCTTACAAATAAGACTGATAAACCAGGCCAGCCTCTTCAATTAACTCTGAAGTCCAAGTATCACGAGCGGCTTCTGAAAATGAGTCAGGACGATATGGAGGCAGCAATAAGAAGAGTATCTCGCGAATCATCCTTGGATCATCAGAAGAAATCATTCATAATCCAGAACCTGATAATGAG CCGTTGGATTGTTCATCAAAAGATATCTCATACAGAAGTAACCATCTCAAGTAATGGTGGGGAAGAAATTCCAGGTCAGCATCCATCTTATCGGGATTCTCCCGAACCAATCCTGGGTTGCAAACATTATAAAAGAAACTGTAAGCTTGTCATGCCTTGTTGTGACAAGATTTATACGTGCATACGTTGCCATGATGAGTTGGCTGATCATTCAACTGATAG GAGAGCTATTACAAAAATGATGTGCATGGAGTGCTTGATTATACAGCCAATTGGAGAAACATGCTCAACTGTCTCCTGTAATAATTTATCGATGGGAAGATACTATTGCAGGATCTGCAAATTGCTTGATGATGAAAG GGAAATCTACCACTGCCCTTACTGTAACCTCTGCCGAGTGGGGAAGGGATTGGGCATCGATTACTTTCACTGCATGAATTGCAATGCCTGCATGGCAAGGTCTCTTTCCGTTCATGTATGCAGAGAAAAATGTCTGGAGGACAACTGTCCAATTTGCCATGAATACATTTTCACATCAAGCACCCCTGTAAAAGCCCTTTATTGTGGTCATTTGATGCACTCAACATGTTTTCAG GAATATACTTGCACTCACTACACCTGCCCAATCTGTAGCAAGTCACTTGGAGACATGCAG GTGTACTTTCAGATGTTGGATGCATTACTGGCAGAAGAAAAAATTCCAGATGAATATTCTGGACAAACTCAG GTTATACTCTGTAATGACTGTGAGAAGAAAGGAGCTGCTCGTTTCCATTGGCTATATCGCAAATGCCCATACTGTGGCTCATACAACACCAGGCTTCTATGA
- the LOC118033483 gene encoding zinc finger protein BRUTUS-like At1g18910 isoform X1, with amino-acid sequence MDSSGVGDSPKLPPDKDRDAESPWPPIVVEAECFSNIRLTDAPILLLVHFHKALRVEIADLRRLAVTASEAESEARRPELVVELRRRFDFLKLAYKYHSATEDEVIFLALDTCIKNVARTYSLEHESILDLFGTVFHWLDRLEENKSGLKPFQELVVCIGTMQSSICQHMLKEEEQVFPLLMQQFSPSEQASLVWQFICSVPVIVLEDLLPWMYSFFCPEKQVETVQCIRQMVPKEESLQEVVISWLLRNDQSSPGAIRIGQGNQDVPNKMKSILQLQSSKRLLEQNQQRRKHCVQTDGGKSLVDYLHLWHVAIQKEWKEILEELYQIGTLISALSVDSILFRLKFLADVIIFYSIALKRFFYPVLKLANKHMFPSSSEQSSIENHIESLHKLLYCQKGLPSCKFVEKLCQEMKSLAMDVTKQFNFYETEVFPFISKNCSLETQLQILYRSLHVMPLGLLKCAITWFAVHLAKNESRSILDSMNLGDVSANKSFTSLLLEWFHTSYSGKTSMENFCKDLEKVFRSRYSILPEQIKDVVSLSSQTQACKESKSINIELVSANKGKNFLSYALSPGSHKGKARDTSYTSEINLHIFFPGTLWASDAFLKLPGGESSSTPTINQPVPMDFIFLFHKALMKDLEDLVFGSVKLAENIGFLTEFHRHFHLLQFWYQFHSDAEDEIVFPALEAKEEVRNISHSYSIDHKLEVEYFNEVSHLLDKMSELHISASIDDSEKQDQILVKHNRLCMKLHYTCKSMHKLLSDHVHREEVELWPMFRECFSIQEQEKIIGRMLGNIKAETLQDMIPWLLGSLTPEEQRQMMSLWRHVAKNTMFDEWLREWWEGSDIAHVATELNTSCTPDPLDIIARYLPTEALDKQGDDLNDTIEFSQRDFYSVNIEKQEEESFDDKVSIHDGDQNNDECSECKKLLCEGDKERFNEVSNLTNKTDKPGQPLQLTLKSKYHERLLKMSQDDMEAAIRRVSRESSLDHQKKSFIIQNLIMSRWIVHQKISHTEVTISSNGGEEIPGQHPSYRDSPEPILGCKHYKRNCKLVMPCCDKIYTCIRCHDELADHSTDRRAITKMMCMECLIIQPIGETCSTVSCNNLSMGRYYCRICKLLDDEREIYHCPYCNLCRVGKGLGIDYFHCMNCNACMARSLSVHVCREKCLEDNCPICHEYIFTSSTPVKALYCGHLMHSTCFQEYTCTHYTCPICSKSLGDMQVYFQMLDALLAEEKIPDEYSGQTQVILCNDCEKKGAARFHWLYRKCPYCGSYNTRLL; translated from the exons atgGACAGCTCCGGCGTCGGCGATTCTCCGAAATTACCGCCGGATAAGGATAGAGATGCGGAGTCGCCATGGCCGCCGATCGTGGTGGAGGCGGAGTGTTTCTCCAATATCCGGCTCACAGACGCTCCCATACTTTTGCTTGTTCATTTCCACAAGGCACTGCGGGTGGAGATAGCTGACCTCCGCCGTCTGGCAGTCACGGCCTCCGAGGCTGAGAGTGAGGCTCGTCGACCCGAGCTGGTAGTTGAGCTCCGTCGAAGATTCGATTTTCTCAAACTTGCGTATAAGTATCACTCAGCTACCGAAGatgag GTTATCTTTCTTGCATTAGATACCTGCATTAAAAATGTTGCCCGTACATATTCGCTTGAGCATGAAAGCATCCTTGACCTCTTCGGGACCGTTTTTCATTGGTTGGACCGATTGGAGGAAAATAAAAGTGGTTTGAAGCCCTTTCAGGAACTTGTAGTTTGCATCGGCACCATGCAGTCCTCCATATGCCAGCATATGCTGAAAGAAGAAGAGCAG GTTTTTCCTTTGCTTATGCAGCAGTTCTCTCCCAGTGAACAGGCTTCACTTGTGTGGCAGTTCATTTGCAGCGTCCCTGTGATTGTGCTGGAGGATTTGTTGCCATGGATGTACTCCTTTTTTTGTCCAGAAAAACAAGTGGAGACTGTACAATGCATCAGACAAATGGTACCCAAGGAAGAATCATTGCAAGAG GTGGTAATTTCTTGGCTCCTTAGAAATGATCAATCCTCTCCTGGGGCCATCAGGATTGGACAAGGAAATCAGGATGTACCCAACAAGATGAAAAGCATACTGCAATTGCAATCCTCTAAGAGGCTTTTGgaacaaaatcaacaaagaagGAAACATTGTGTCCAAACTGACGGTGGAAAAAGTCTGGTTGATTATCTACATCTTTGGCATGTTGCCATCCAGAAAGAGTGGAAAGAAATTTTGGAAGAGTTGTATCAGATTGGAACGTTAATCAGTGCTTTAAGTGTAGATTCAATACTCTTCAGGCTGAAATTTCTCGCTGATGTGATTATCTTTTACAG CATTGCATTGAAGAGGTTCTTTTACCCTGTGTTAAAGCTTGCGAACAAGCACATGTTCCCTTCCTCCAGTGAGCAGTCCTCCATTGAAAATCACATAGAAAGCCTACACAAGTTGCTGTATTGTCAAAAGGGCTTACCATCGTGCAAGTTTGTAGAGAAGCTTTGCCAAGAAATGAAATCTTTGGCGATGGATGTTaccaaacaatttaatttttatgaaactgAG GTGTTTCCCTTTATTAGCAAGAACTGCAGCCTTGAAACACAGCTGCAGATTTTGTACAGGAGCCTTCATGTTATGCCACTGGGGTTACTGAAGTGTGCAATCACTTGGTTTGCAGTTCACTTGGCCAAAAATGAATCCAGGTCCATTCTTGATAGCATGAATTTGGGAGATGTTTCAGCCAACAAATCTTTCACTTCTCTTTTACTTGAGTGGTTCCACACCAGTTATTCAGGCAAAACCTCCATGGAAAATTTCTGCAAGGATTTGGAGAAAGTGTTCAGGAGCAGATATTCTATTCTACCTGAGCAAATCAAGGATGTTGTTTCCTTATCCTCACAGACTCAGGCTTGTAAAGAATCTAAATCTATTAATATAGAACTGGTCTCTGCAAACAAGGgtaaaaattttctttcttatgcTTTATCTCCTGGTTCCCACAAAGGTAAGGCACGTGACACATCCTACACTAGCGAAATAAATCTGCACATATTTTTTCCTGGAACATTATGGGCATCGGATGCTTTTCTTAAATTGCCTGGTGGAGAGAGTTCTTCAACTCCAACTATCAATCAACCAGTACCGATggatttcatttttctcttccaCAAGGCTCTCATGAAAGACTTGGAAGACCTTGTCTTTGGTTCAGTTAAACTGGCTGAAAACATCGGATTCCTAACAGAGTTCCACCGACACTTCCATCTCCTGCAGTTTTGGTATCAATTCCATAGTGATGCAGAGGATGAAATTGTCTTTCCAGCCCTGGAAGCTAAGGAAGAAGTTCGAAACATTAGCCACTCCTACAGCATTGACCACAAGCTTGAAGTTGAATACTTTAATGAAGTTAGCCACTTGTTAGATAAGATGTCTGAACTGCACATTTCCGCTTCTATTGATGATTCAGAAAAGCAGGATCAGATATTGGTGAAACACAATCGACTATGTATGAAACTCCATTATACATGCAAGTCAATGCATAAACTACTGTCTGACCATGTTCATCGAGAAGAAGTTGAACTTTGGCCCATGTTTAGAGAATGCTTCTCCATCCAGGAGCAAGAAAAGATCATTGGACGCATGCTAGGGAACATTAAAGCCGAAACGTTACAAGATATGATACCCTGGCTTCTTGGTTCTTTAACACCTGAGGAACAACGTCAAATGATGTCTTTATGGCGTCATGTGGCAAAAAATACAATGTTTGATGAATGGTTGCGAGAATGGTGGGAAGGGTCTGACATAGCTCATGTGGCAACGGAGTTGAATACTTCATGTACTCCTGATCCTCTGGATATTATTGCAAGATATTTACCTACAGAAGCCCTTGACAAACAAGGTGATGATCTCAATGATACCATTGAGTTTTCACAAAGAGACTTTTATAGTGTTAATATTGAgaagcaagaagaagaaagtttcgATGATAAAGTAAGTATACATGATGGAGATCAAAACAATGATGAATGTTCAGAATGTAAAAAACTACTTTGCGAGGGTGACAAGGAGAGATTTAATGAAGTTTCTAATCTTACAAATAAGACTGATAAACCAGGCCAGCCTCTTCAATTAACTCTGAAGTCCAAGTATCACGAGCGGCTTCTGAAAATGAGTCAGGACGATATGGAGGCAGCAATAAGAAGAGTATCTCGCGAATCATCCTTGGATCATCAGAAGAAATCATTCATAATCCAGAACCTGATAATGAG CCGTTGGATTGTTCATCAAAAGATATCTCATACAGAAGTAACCATCTCAAGTAATGGTGGGGAAGAAATTCCAGGTCAGCATCCATCTTATCGGGATTCTCCCGAACCAATCCTGGGTTGCAAACATTATAAAAGAAACTGTAAGCTTGTCATGCCTTGTTGTGACAAGATTTATACGTGCATACGTTGCCATGATGAGTTGGCTGATCATTCAACTGATAG GAGAGCTATTACAAAAATGATGTGCATGGAGTGCTTGATTATACAGCCAATTGGAGAAACATGCTCAACTGTCTCCTGTAATAATTTATCGATGGGAAGATACTATTGCAGGATCTGCAAATTGCTTGATGATGAAAG GGAAATCTACCACTGCCCTTACTGTAACCTCTGCCGAGTGGGGAAGGGATTGGGCATCGATTACTTTCACTGCATGAATTGCAATGCCTGCATGGCAAGGTCTCTTTCCGTTCATGTATGCAGAGAAAAATGTCTGGAGGACAACTGTCCAATTTGCCATGAATACATTTTCACATCAAGCACCCCTGTAAAAGCCCTTTATTGTGGTCATTTGATGCACTCAACATGTTTTCAG GAATATACTTGCACTCACTACACCTGCCCAATCTGTAGCAAGTCACTTGGAGACATGCAG GTGTACTTTCAGATGTTGGATGCATTACTGGCAGAAGAAAAAATTCCAGATGAATATTCTGGACAAACTCAG GTTATACTCTGTAATGACTGTGAGAAGAAAGGAGCTGCTCGTTTCCATTGGCTATATCGCAAATGCCCATACTGTGGCTCATACAACACCAGGCTTCTATGA
- the LOC118033484 gene encoding LOB domain-containing protein 27: MTLKGGTSQACASCKYQRRKCSSECPLAPYFPPDQPRLFQNTHKLFGVRKILKILENIDPRQHEEAMRSIIYQANIRDRFPVHGCWGIICKLHFQIRQAEEELRAVLAHLEMYRQQQQHQHQIAALTEDVPSQLELGMAPPQPCLTQQYSYSIVGSNTGYSSNYLDSNDNAGNSLWGQHPYATNYNINSMPIIQSQLAASQPLATQQEIVQDYDEMHPFFDSIDDRQSYIETKEPYESSSEESLKDTAPSMEHAAENELKSAAACFSLTSIN; this comes from the exons ATGACTCTTAAGGGAGGCACCAGCCAAGCTTGTGCTTCGTGCAAGTATCAAAGGAGAAAGTGCTCCTCTGAGTGTCCTCTAGCGCCTTACTTCCCTCCTGACCAACCGAGGTTGTTCCAAAATACTCATAAGTTGTTTGGTGTGCGCAAAATCCTCAAGATACTTGAGAATATTGATCCTCGCCAACACGAGGAAGCAATGCGTTCTATCATTTACCAGGCCAATATTCGCGACAGGTTTCCCGTTCATGGCTGCTGGGGGATCATCTGTAAACTGCATTTCCAGATTCGGCAGGCCGAAGAAGAGCTCCGTGCTGTCCTTGCGCACCTTGAGATGTAcaggcagcagcagcagcatcagCATCAGATTGCAGCTTTGACTGAGGATGTTCCATCCCAATTAGAATTAGGAATGGCGCCTCCTCAGCCTTGCTTGACCCAACAATACTCCTACTCTATTGTTGGTAGTAATACCGGTTACAGCTCTAATTACTTGGATTCTAATGATAATGCTGGGAACTCACTTTGGGGTCAACATCCTTATGCTACTAACTATAACATCAATTCCATGCCAATTATTCAGTCTCAGCTAGCTGCTTCACAGCCACTAGCCACCCAACAAGAAATTGTTCAAGATTATGATGAGATGCATCCATTTTTTGATTCTATTGATGACAGGCAATCGTATATTGAAACTAAAGAACCCTATGAATCAAG CTCAGAAGAATCATTGAAGGACACCGCACCATCTATGGAGCATGCTGCAGAGAATGAATTGAAGAGTGCTGCTGCATGTTTTAGTCTTACCAGTATCAATTGA